One region of Polynucleobacter sp. SHI8 genomic DNA includes:
- a CDS encoding SemiSWEET transporter, with protein sequence MDSNLLGFIAAALTTAAFIPQTIQSWRSRDLSGISLTMYSLFTLGVALWIIYAVLIHSWPVLIANVITLGTSSSILFLKIQSLKKDAQI encoded by the coding sequence ATGGATAGCAATTTACTTGGCTTTATTGCAGCTGCCCTAACGACTGCAGCTTTTATACCTCAAACAATTCAGTCATGGAGATCTCGTGATTTGTCCGGAATTTCACTCACGATGTATTCCTTATTTACCTTAGGAGTTGCTCTTTGGATTATTTATGCCGTTCTGATTCACAGTTGGCCTGTGCTCATTGCCAATGTGATTACTTTAGGAACTTCGAGTTCGATTCTCTTTCTGAAAATACAATCACTCAAAAAAGACGCTCAAATATAA
- a CDS encoding YaeQ family protein: protein MALKSTIYKANLSIANIDQGYYAEHSLTLARHPSETDERMMVRLVALAMQAHQLQLLCNGDGVLAFGAGLSDANEPDVWLKDFTDQIQMWIEIGQPEERPILKASGKATKVFIYAYHHSSGIWFKGIENKISRLKNLEIYQIPSEQSLELALMAQRSMQLQATIQENTCLMSDGQKSVEIIFERLF, encoded by the coding sequence ATGGCACTTAAGTCCACCATTTATAAGGCAAATTTATCGATTGCGAATATCGATCAGGGATACTACGCCGAGCATTCTTTGACACTGGCGCGACATCCTAGTGAAACGGATGAGCGGATGATGGTGCGTTTGGTGGCATTGGCAATGCAAGCTCACCAATTACAGTTGTTATGCAATGGTGATGGAGTTTTAGCATTTGGAGCAGGCTTATCAGATGCCAATGAGCCAGACGTTTGGTTGAAGGACTTTACCGATCAAATTCAAATGTGGATTGAAATTGGGCAGCCTGAAGAGCGCCCAATTTTGAAAGCGAGCGGAAAGGCGACCAAAGTATTTATTTATGCCTATCATCATTCATCTGGAATTTGGTTTAAAGGAATAGAAAATAAAATCTCACGACTGAAAAATCTTGAAATTTATCAAATTCCGTCTGAGCAATCCTTGGAGCTAGCATTGATGGCACAGCGATCGATGCAACTGCAAGCAACCATTCAAGAAAATACCTGTTTGATGAGTGATGGTCAGAAAAGCGTTGAAATTATATTTGAGCGTCTTTTTTGA
- a CDS encoding HigA family addiction module antitoxin produces the protein MKTSKSLFSAEFHPGEFIREEFLQAGGQSIFQFAMAMEISEKMACEIIVGQQTITPLIAERLARVYGINCQYWLDMQATYDTRKKLEGLHCN, from the coding sequence ATGAAAACATCAAAATCTCTATTCTCTGCAGAATTTCACCCAGGAGAATTTATACGTGAGGAATTCCTCCAAGCGGGTGGCCAAAGTATCTTTCAATTTGCCATGGCAATGGAAATTTCAGAAAAAATGGCCTGTGAAATCATCGTTGGACAACAAACTATTACCCCATTGATTGCTGAAAGACTTGCAAGAGTGTATGGTATCAACTGTCAGTATTGGCTTGATATGCAAGCCACCTACGATACAAGAAAGAAGTTAGAGGGCTTGCACTGCAATTAG
- the yegQ gene encoding tRNA 5-hydroxyuridine modification protein YegQ, which produces MKKPELLAPAGSRAMLDTAFNFGADAIYAGQPRYSLRVRNNDFGDLDVLAGGINHAHSLGKKFYLVSNILPHGSKTRTFVQDMTPVIALQPDALIMSDPGLIMMVREQWPDMPIHLSVQANTVNGAAARFWQKVGISRIILSRELSLDEIAAVRQDCPEMELEVFVHGALCIAYSGRCLLSGYFSHRDPNQGACTNSCRWDYKIYPGSEDATGDIYLLEEGGKTDALMPIEEDMHGTYILNSKDLRAIEHIERLTEMGIDSFKIEGRTKSPYYVARTCQSYRTAIDDAFAGKAFQPKLLGHLEGLANRGYTDGFYQRHHDADYQNYLKGFSISGRSMYVGSVIEIDSVKGVKIDVKNRFAVGDRIEIIEPHGNTDVVIEELWSEDGKPIQVAPGSGHIVYAKIPCASSAAFLARYIQANKTSALDLIAVQAL; this is translated from the coding sequence ATGAAAAAACCTGAACTTCTTGCCCCAGCTGGTAGTCGAGCAATGCTTGATACCGCTTTTAATTTTGGCGCTGATGCGATCTATGCAGGCCAACCTCGATATTCTTTACGCGTCAGAAACAATGATTTTGGCGATTTAGATGTGTTAGCAGGTGGAATTAACCACGCCCACTCGCTTGGTAAGAAGTTTTACCTAGTCTCCAATATATTGCCGCATGGCAGTAAGACAAGAACTTTTGTACAGGATATGACTCCAGTCATCGCCCTTCAACCAGACGCACTTATCATGTCTGATCCTGGTTTAATCATGATGGTTCGTGAGCAATGGCCGGATATGCCGATCCACTTATCTGTTCAAGCAAATACGGTGAATGGTGCTGCTGCTCGTTTTTGGCAAAAAGTAGGTATTAGTCGAATCATTCTGTCACGCGAATTATCGCTTGATGAAATCGCCGCTGTTCGTCAAGACTGTCCGGAAATGGAGCTCGAAGTTTTTGTTCACGGTGCTTTGTGCATCGCGTATTCTGGACGTTGTCTTTTATCTGGTTACTTCAGTCATCGCGACCCGAACCAGGGTGCTTGTACGAACTCATGCCGTTGGGATTATAAAATCTATCCCGGATCAGAAGATGCGACTGGCGATATTTATCTTCTTGAAGAAGGTGGCAAAACCGATGCCTTAATGCCCATTGAGGAGGATATGCATGGTACTTATATTCTGAACTCTAAAGATTTACGAGCGATTGAGCATATCGAACGCTTAACTGAAATGGGTATCGACTCTTTCAAAATTGAAGGTCGGACTAAATCACCCTACTATGTTGCGCGCACTTGCCAATCCTACCGAACCGCAATTGATGATGCGTTTGCCGGTAAAGCATTCCAACCTAAACTATTAGGTCATTTAGAGGGTCTTGCCAATCGTGGTTACACCGATGGCTTTTATCAACGCCACCATGATGCAGATTATCAAAATTATCTTAAGGGCTTCTCGATTTCTGGAAGAAGTATGTACGTTGGCAGTGTCATTGAAATAGATTCCGTCAAAGGTGTCAAAATTGATGTGAAGAATCGTTTTGCTGTGGGCGATAGAATAGAAATCATTGAACCTCACGGCAACACAGATGTGGTGATTGAAGAACTTTGGAGTGAAGATGGCAAGCCTATTCAAGTAGCTCCTGGTTCTGGTCATATCGTCTATGCCAAAATTCCATGTGCCTCTAGCGCAGCCTTCTTGGCAAGATACATTCAAGCCAATAAGACCTCAGCCCTTGATCTAATTGCAGTGCAAGCCCTCTAA
- a CDS encoding DUF3833 domain-containing protein: MSLFHTNYLKSICLFVVVFFLSSCSSTKVEDYAKETPVLKLSEYFNGKTQAYGIFTDRGGKVVKRFTVNMVSTWKMVDGIHTGTLDESFTYSDGTTQKRIWTIKEISPNNYEGTADDVVGKAIGKASGNALNWRYTLLLTVDGKNIEVQFNDWMYLVTGKVMLNRAEMSKFGIYLGEVTLSFSKED; the protein is encoded by the coding sequence ATGTCACTTTTTCACACGAATTATCTCAAGAGTATCTGTTTGTTTGTAGTTGTTTTTTTTCTTAGTTCTTGCTCAAGTACAAAAGTTGAAGATTATGCAAAAGAAACGCCTGTCTTAAAGCTATCGGAATACTTCAATGGCAAAACACAAGCTTATGGGATCTTCACTGATCGTGGTGGCAAAGTAGTGAAGCGGTTTACAGTCAATATGGTTTCGACTTGGAAAATGGTGGATGGCATCCATACGGGCACTCTAGATGAATCATTCACGTATTCAGATGGAACCACTCAAAAAAGGATTTGGACCATCAAAGAAATCTCACCCAATAACTATGAAGGTACCGCTGATGATGTGGTCGGAAAAGCAATTGGTAAGGCTTCAGGTAATGCTCTCAACTGGCGCTACACGCTACTGCTCACAGTAGATGGTAAAAATATTGAAGTACAGTTTAATGATTGGATGTATTTAGTAACAGGCAAAGTGATGCTAAATCGCGCTGAAATGTCAAAATTTGGAATTTATCTAGGTGAAGTTACTCTTTCATTTTCGAAAGAAGACTAA
- a CDS encoding non-heme iron oxygenase ferredoxin subunit → MSIDDTFEGEVTRLDTGNKNLAVYNVNGTVYCTDNVCTHGNALLSDGFLEGHEIECPFHQGRFDVRDGRVTCEPADKAIKTYPIKVADGRVFVDLTV, encoded by the coding sequence ATGTCAATTGATGACACCTTCGAAGGCGAAGTTACACGCTTAGATACTGGCAATAAAAATTTAGCCGTATACAACGTAAACGGCACTGTCTATTGCACGGACAATGTCTGCACCCATGGCAATGCCCTTTTATCGGATGGATTTCTGGAAGGTCATGAAATCGAATGCCCTTTTCATCAAGGACGGTTTGATGTAAGGGACGGACGCGTGACTTGTGAACCTGCAGATAAAGCCATAAAAACCTACCCCATCAAAGTAGCTGATGGAAGAGTTTTTGTTGATTTGACTGTTTAA
- a CDS encoding tripartite tricarboxylate transporter substrate binding protein — translation MKKNFFVFLLALSLNVTFAADDWPNRKPIRLISVFPPGGSVDAVARVLAPALQNQLKQSVVVENVGGASGVIGTSALVRSDADGYTFAVVFDTHGVNQSLKDKMPYDTLKDIANVTLIDTSPMVLAASNKSGITSFKQLTDDSKKATPYNYGTIGTGSLGHLAMASLAKKSKLEWTHIPYRGGGPLMADALAGHVQLAVGSIYLMKQHIDSGRVVPLVVTSPKRSKDLPNVPTIAESGFPGFDAPAWWGVIAPVKTPPEIIAKMNQAVIAVLNQPEIAKKLDDQGINIVAGGPDVFNPFLRKQMNTWGQFIVQNKIKEE, via the coding sequence ATGAAAAAAAATTTCTTTGTATTCCTTTTAGCTTTGAGCTTAAATGTAACCTTCGCTGCAGATGATTGGCCTAATCGTAAGCCGATTCGCCTCATCTCTGTTTTTCCGCCTGGTGGTTCAGTCGATGCTGTTGCTAGAGTTCTCGCTCCAGCCTTACAAAACCAACTAAAACAATCCGTAGTTGTCGAAAATGTGGGTGGTGCTTCTGGTGTGATTGGTACAAGTGCCCTCGTTCGTTCAGATGCAGACGGCTATACCTTCGCAGTTGTCTTTGATACCCACGGTGTCAATCAATCGCTGAAAGATAAAATGCCTTATGACACCTTAAAAGATATCGCTAATGTGACATTGATCGACACGTCTCCTATGGTTTTGGCCGCAAGTAATAAATCAGGTATCACTAGCTTTAAACAACTAACAGATGACTCCAAAAAAGCAACTCCTTATAACTACGGCACAATTGGCACAGGGAGTTTAGGACATTTAGCAATGGCTTCATTGGCTAAAAAATCTAAGCTTGAATGGACCCACATCCCTTATCGTGGTGGTGGTCCTCTGATGGCTGACGCACTTGCAGGTCATGTCCAATTAGCGGTTGGCTCAATCTATTTAATGAAGCAGCATATCGACTCTGGTCGTGTAGTTCCTTTGGTTGTCACTAGTCCTAAGCGCAGTAAAGATTTACCAAATGTGCCAACTATTGCTGAGAGTGGTTTTCCAGGGTTTGATGCGCCAGCTTGGTGGGGTGTGATTGCCCCAGTAAAAACACCTCCAGAAATTATTGCCAAAATGAACCAAGCAGTTATTGCGGTTCTTAACCAACCTGAGATTGCTAAAAAATTAGATGATCAAGGGATTAATATCGTCGCTGGTGGACCTGATGTATTTAATCCATTTTTGCGTAAGCAAATGAATACTTGGGGTCAGTTTATAGTACAAAATAAAATTAAAGAAGAGTAA
- a CDS encoding MFS transporter, with protein sequence MTSAAAHHDLIDSRTAAKRLCIAVLLMTLGTSSMYAVAVFLPAVQAEFGVSRSAVSLPYTAMMMGLGLGSILMGKVTDRFGVSSALLVGAVSVGLGYVLSGLAPNIIIFGMCHGFLLGFFGASATFAPLMADTSMWWSKYRGIAVGVCSSGNYLAGTIWPPIVQYGIEHYGWRNTYIAMGLICGIGMFLLALLLRQRPPVGQASTVINMTAPNRDKPFNLPIPFAQALLCVAGVGCCVAMSMPQVHIVAYCTDLGFNAARGAEMLSLMLACGVASRLISGLICDRIGGLKTLLLGSVLQGIALLLFLPFESLISLYIIAALFGLFQGGIIPAYAIIVREYFPIQDLSKRVGLCIMSTMIGMALGGWLSGKVFDLTGSYHAAFINGIAWNLMNIAIVVFLLLRVRNAKPPATSVTAKVPVAA encoded by the coding sequence ATGACTTCAGCTGCTGCCCATCATGACCTCATAGATTCCAGAACTGCGGCAAAACGACTTTGTATTGCCGTTTTACTCATGACTCTTGGTACAAGCTCCATGTACGCGGTCGCTGTTTTTTTGCCTGCTGTGCAAGCTGAATTCGGCGTCAGTCGGTCAGCCGTTTCATTGCCATATACGGCCATGATGATGGGCCTCGGGCTAGGCAGTATCCTCATGGGTAAGGTAACTGACCGTTTTGGGGTGTCGAGCGCCCTTCTTGTTGGTGCCGTTTCTGTCGGGTTAGGCTATGTGCTCTCTGGACTCGCGCCAAACATCATCATTTTTGGTATGTGTCATGGCTTTTTATTGGGTTTTTTTGGCGCATCGGCAACCTTTGCCCCTCTAATGGCTGACACGTCCATGTGGTGGAGTAAATACCGCGGAATTGCTGTTGGTGTATGTTCCAGTGGTAATTACTTAGCTGGCACGATTTGGCCACCCATTGTCCAATATGGCATTGAACATTATGGTTGGAGAAATACCTATATTGCGATGGGTCTGATTTGCGGAATTGGTATGTTCTTATTAGCTCTTCTATTACGCCAACGCCCACCAGTGGGCCAAGCTTCAACCGTAATCAATATGACAGCCCCTAATCGCGACAAACCATTTAACTTGCCGATTCCTTTCGCACAAGCGCTTTTATGTGTCGCTGGTGTTGGTTGCTGCGTAGCGATGTCAATGCCTCAAGTCCATATCGTTGCTTACTGCACTGACCTTGGCTTTAATGCCGCTAGGGGCGCTGAAATGCTCTCGTTAATGCTCGCCTGTGGTGTGGCGAGTCGATTAATTTCTGGGTTGATTTGTGACCGCATTGGGGGTCTTAAAACCCTATTACTCGGATCTGTTTTACAAGGTATTGCCCTCTTATTATTTTTGCCATTTGAAAGTCTCATCTCTCTTTACATCATCGCTGCTTTGTTTGGCTTATTTCAAGGGGGTATCATTCCTGCCTATGCCATTATTGTGCGGGAGTATTTTCCGATTCAAGATTTAAGTAAGCGCGTTGGCCTTTGCATTATGTCCACGATGATTGGTATGGCTCTAGGTGGTTGGCTATCCGGAAAAGTATTTGACTTAACTGGCTCTTATCACGCTGCATTTATCAATGGGATTGCCTGGAATCTGATGAATATCGCCATCGTGGTATTCCTCTTATTGCGCGTGCGAAATGCAAAACCACCAGCCACATCAGTTACTGCTAAAGTTCCTGTGGCAGCCTAA
- a CDS encoding DUF2878 domain-containing protein produces the protein MYFWWMILGFQAVWFSCAWGISHHYPLLPLIVSLVYLNSYISKQSPQKPAYLFLLRILLYGFLLDSALGLLGFIVYESAYPTPLQWLQPWWMSLLWLSFAASAKASFFWLEKRLLVAALLGAISGPIAYFSGQKMGAFISVDIAGYVLLSIGFAIIMYLMMKTLQKQ, from the coding sequence ATGTATTTTTGGTGGATGATCCTGGGTTTTCAAGCAGTATGGTTCTCCTGTGCTTGGGGTATTAGTCATCACTATCCCTTGTTGCCACTCATTGTTAGTCTGGTCTATTTAAATTCATACATCTCTAAACAATCTCCCCAAAAACCAGCTTACTTATTTTTACTACGAATCTTACTCTATGGTTTTTTGCTAGACAGCGCCCTTGGCTTACTGGGTTTCATTGTTTATGAATCTGCCTATCCAACTCCGCTGCAGTGGTTACAACCTTGGTGGATGTCTTTGTTATGGCTATCTTTTGCAGCCTCAGCAAAAGCGTCATTTTTTTGGCTAGAAAAACGTCTTCTCGTGGCGGCTTTGCTCGGAGCTATTTCAGGTCCGATCGCTTATTTTTCTGGGCAAAAAATGGGGGCTTTTATTTCAGTTGATATAGCAGGCTATGTTCTTTTGAGCATCGGGTTCGCAATCATCATGTATCTGATGATGAAAACTCTCCAAAAACAATAG
- a CDS encoding long-chain-fatty-acid--CoA ligase: MRADKSWLNTYPKDIPHEIDLSENLTLIDVFEESFKKNASRTAFESFGKSLRFKELDEASEQFASFLQFQGVKKGDRVALMMPNVMQYPIAIAGTLRCGAIVVNVNPLYTPRELEHQLKDSGAQTIVILENFVHVLSAVLSQVPMQNIVVTTMGELLGIKGMIIDFIVKYVKKLVPTWNLPHYTTFNAALEVGKQMGFTQPVIRHDDIAFLQYTGGTTGVSKGAVLEHRNLVANILQLEAWLKPTIQRKQIEQITFICALPLYHIFALTACGLFIIRSGGKSILIANPKDILGLIKTLSKLSEFHIFPAVNTLFNALMNHPHFSTIDFSSLAVTIGGGMAIQKTVADRWQAHTGCPITEGYGLSETSPVATCNLTTITEFTGHVGLPLPNTEVSIRNNLGEEVDVNQPGEICIKGPQVMRQYWHRDDETQLVMTADGFFKSGDIGFINDAGYVKIIDRKKDMILVSGFNVYPNEVEEVLSQIPGVLESAVIGINDEHSGSSVKAFIVKRDPTLSEKQVIDFCESNLTNYKRPKTIQFVETLPKSNVGKILRKDLR; encoded by the coding sequence ATGCGAGCAGATAAAAGTTGGTTAAATACCTATCCCAAGGACATACCTCATGAAATCGATCTTTCTGAGAATCTGACTCTGATCGATGTTTTCGAGGAATCGTTTAAAAAAAATGCCTCTCGAACTGCCTTTGAATCTTTTGGAAAATCTCTCCGCTTTAAAGAGCTCGATGAGGCATCAGAACAATTTGCTAGCTTTTTACAATTTCAAGGGGTAAAGAAAGGCGATCGAGTGGCCCTCATGATGCCAAATGTGATGCAATATCCCATTGCTATTGCAGGTACCCTTCGCTGTGGTGCTATTGTCGTCAACGTTAACCCTCTTTACACTCCGAGAGAGCTCGAACACCAATTAAAAGATAGTGGCGCCCAAACAATCGTTATTTTAGAAAATTTTGTACATGTCTTAAGTGCAGTTCTTTCTCAAGTCCCAATGCAAAATATTGTTGTTACTACCATGGGTGAATTACTAGGTATTAAGGGAATGATCATCGATTTTATTGTGAAATACGTCAAAAAACTTGTGCCAACTTGGAATCTCCCTCATTACACAACTTTTAATGCTGCTTTAGAAGTTGGCAAACAAATGGGTTTCACCCAACCAGTGATTCGTCATGATGATATTGCTTTTCTGCAATACACAGGTGGCACAACGGGGGTTTCAAAAGGCGCAGTTCTAGAGCATCGCAATTTGGTTGCAAATATCTTACAACTTGAAGCGTGGTTAAAGCCCACTATTCAAAGAAAACAAATTGAACAAATTACCTTCATCTGTGCTCTTCCCCTGTATCACATCTTCGCTCTTACTGCCTGTGGGCTTTTTATTATCAGGTCAGGCGGCAAAAGCATCCTAATTGCCAACCCAAAAGATATTCTAGGATTAATTAAAACCTTATCAAAGTTGTCAGAATTTCATATTTTTCCAGCGGTTAATACCTTGTTTAATGCGTTAATGAATCACCCCCATTTTTCAACGATTGATTTTTCTAGTCTAGCCGTTACGATCGGAGGTGGTATGGCTATCCAGAAAACTGTCGCTGATCGTTGGCAAGCACATACTGGTTGCCCGATCACAGAGGGATATGGCTTATCCGAAACCTCGCCAGTGGCAACCTGCAACCTTACAACGATTACGGAGTTTACTGGTCATGTAGGATTACCTTTACCCAATACAGAAGTCTCTATACGTAACAACTTAGGTGAGGAAGTTGACGTTAACCAGCCCGGGGAAATTTGTATCAAAGGCCCACAAGTAATGCGGCAGTATTGGCATCGAGATGACGAAACACAATTAGTCATGACTGCCGATGGCTTCTTCAAAAGTGGTGACATCGGCTTCATCAACGATGCAGGTTATGTAAAAATCATTGACCGGAAAAAGGATATGATTTTAGTGTCTGGATTTAATGTTTACCCCAATGAAGTCGAGGAAGTCTTATCACAAATTCCTGGGGTTCTTGAAAGTGCCGTTATCGGCATCAATGATGAACACTCTGGAAGCAGTGTCAAAGCATTTATTGTTAAAAGAGATCCGACATTATCTGAAAAACAGGTGATCGATTTTTGTGAAAGTAACCTCACCAATTACAAAAGACCTAAAACGATTCAATTTGTAGAAACTTTACCAAAATCTAATGTTGGTAAGATCTTACGTAAAGATTTACGCTAG
- a CDS encoding MFS transporter codes for MLLTRKPYLIQVAAAVAIFALIFGIRQSVPMFFSSINNHSGLGIVAVSLAFACGQLAWGAFQPFAGAISDKYGIEKALLIGIAMCVTGTLLIPYASTQFELIVTIGILSAGGAGFAGNSVLMSAVNRFVPPGTGGLYAGLVNAGGSIGQFIMAPLAGWLIVHTGWENGLTYLALFCLVTVPLSLLLRGKKSTPIVDVNSPPPLNLQQSIALAFRTPSYLMLNAGFFVCGFHVAFIATHMPGVIDLCGLPPTFTGWALATIGLFNIVGSLAAGWLTTKMPMKHLLSYIYAARGIIVILFILGPKTELTVLLFAATLGLTYLSTVPPTAGLVAKMFGRSFMGTLFGIVLFTHQIGGFLGAYLGGQVFQNFGNYNLVWYMDIMLAVFAALIHLPIQEKLVQVGNSQIAS; via the coding sequence TTGCTATTAACAAGAAAGCCTTACCTGATTCAGGTTGCCGCTGCGGTGGCAATCTTTGCTCTTATTTTTGGGATACGTCAATCAGTCCCAATGTTTTTTAGTTCCATCAATAATCATTCGGGTCTTGGTATTGTCGCAGTCAGTCTGGCGTTTGCCTGCGGTCAATTAGCCTGGGGAGCTTTTCAGCCATTTGCTGGTGCAATTTCCGATAAATATGGTATAGAAAAAGCACTACTGATTGGTATCGCGATGTGTGTCACAGGCACTCTTCTCATACCATATGCTTCAACTCAATTTGAGCTCATTGTAACAATTGGTATTTTATCTGCAGGTGGTGCTGGCTTTGCTGGTAATTCTGTTCTCATGTCAGCAGTTAATCGCTTCGTCCCACCGGGGACTGGGGGTCTATATGCTGGTTTAGTCAATGCAGGTGGCTCCATCGGTCAATTCATCATGGCACCGCTAGCAGGCTGGCTCATTGTTCATACTGGATGGGAAAATGGCCTAACCTATCTGGCACTTTTTTGTTTAGTGACAGTCCCATTATCACTGCTCTTGCGGGGTAAAAAATCCACTCCTATCGTTGACGTAAACAGTCCCCCACCGCTCAATCTTCAACAAAGTATCGCTCTGGCTTTTAGAACGCCGAGCTATTTGATGCTCAATGCTGGCTTTTTTGTATGTGGCTTTCACGTTGCTTTTATTGCTACGCATATGCCTGGTGTGATTGATTTATGTGGGCTGCCACCCACATTCACAGGATGGGCATTGGCAACCATTGGGCTATTTAATATTGTGGGCAGCTTAGCGGCTGGATGGCTGACTACCAAAATGCCGATGAAACATCTTCTTAGTTATATTTATGCGGCGCGTGGAATCATTGTCATTCTTTTTATTTTGGGACCTAAGACTGAACTTACGGTCTTACTCTTTGCCGCCACTTTGGGTTTAACCTATTTATCTACCGTTCCCCCGACGGCAGGCTTGGTCGCTAAGATGTTTGGTCGCAGCTTTATGGGTACGTTGTTTGGGATTGTTTTATTTACTCACCAAATTGGTGGTTTCTTGGGAGCCTATTTAGGTGGTCAAGTCTTCCAAAACTTTGGAAACTATAACCTCGTTTGGTATATGGATATCATGCTGGCAGTTTTTGCAGCCTTGATTCATTTGCCGATTCAAGAAAAACTGGTTCAAGTCGGTAACTCTCAAATAGCATCTTAG
- a CDS encoding DUF3298 domain-containing protein, whose product MFKKYQIYLCLLAVILLPQVGWCASFDCNSKSLTAIDQFICRNANISTLDERMAKVYAENYKKLSPANRVSYLNSQRDWLKYWPQACLKRKEDKMDSEQFLECAEMMYDKRLDILAINQMKNQWPVFNVAKYSVVKADKNQVPDWVKMVDHSLIYPQIEISELQAADAVLANKINTWIVSTSKKLGLKNRMSLNENFMDSFLDMALEEVSPDILRLRTLYYFNGFGAHGNSVMNHEHFILSQSRELLAGDLLKGEWQSMVAEDVYQKILIQEAGMVLVESPKQVVGSVSRVQTWDMNKEGFGFQFSPYELTAYAAGAPQVIVEWEKMRPYLTDYAKSQLPLLY is encoded by the coding sequence ATGTTCAAAAAATATCAAATATATTTATGTCTCCTTGCCGTGATTCTGCTGCCACAAGTAGGGTGGTGTGCAAGTTTTGACTGCAATTCCAAGTCTTTAACTGCAATTGATCAATTCATTTGTCGCAATGCCAATATATCGACGTTAGATGAGCGTATGGCGAAGGTGTATGCAGAAAACTATAAAAAACTTTCGCCTGCCAATCGTGTGAGTTATTTAAATAGTCAGCGTGATTGGCTCAAATATTGGCCTCAGGCATGTTTGAAGAGAAAAGAAGACAAAATGGATTCTGAGCAATTTCTGGAATGTGCAGAAATGATGTATGACAAACGGTTGGATATTCTTGCAATCAATCAGATGAAAAATCAATGGCCAGTATTTAATGTGGCTAAATACAGCGTTGTCAAAGCAGATAAGAATCAGGTTCCAGATTGGGTCAAAATGGTCGATCATTCATTGATTTACCCGCAAATTGAGATCTCTGAACTGCAAGCAGCCGATGCGGTGCTCGCCAATAAAATCAACACTTGGATTGTGTCAACTAGCAAAAAATTAGGCTTAAAAAACCGTATGAGCTTAAATGAAAACTTTATGGATAGCTTTTTGGATATGGCGTTGGAGGAAGTTAGTCCAGATATCCTTCGACTAAGAACCTTATATTACTTCAATGGTTTTGGAGCGCACGGCAATAGTGTGATGAACCATGAACACTTCATCTTATCTCAGTCAAGAGAGTTGCTTGCGGGGGATTTACTCAAAGGGGAATGGCAAAGTATGGTTGCCGAGGATGTGTATCAAAAAATTCTAATCCAAGAAGCTGGAATGGTTTTAGTGGAGTCACCGAAGCAAGTCGTGGGAAGTGTTTCAAGAGTTCAGACCTGGGATATGAATAAAGAGGGATTTGGTTTTCAGTTTAGCCCTTATGAGCTCACCGCTTATGCTGCCGGAGCGCCACAAGTAATTGTCGAGTGGGAAAAAATGCGACCCTATTTAACGGACTACGCGAAATCCCAGCTACCTCTCCTGTACTAA